From Salvelinus alpinus chromosome 20, SLU_Salpinus.1, whole genome shotgun sequence:
cCTCCGAAGAACAATCaagcaggcaaagcgtcaataccagggaccggttcagggaacagaactgattttttttttttttttttttcaaggaACAGAAACAAAATCTGGAACAAAAGTGATCCATACGGTTCCGGAACAGAacttattttaaaagcatggaaaCCGGTTAATAACATTTTACATTCCAGGCATTTTGTCTAGTCCCACAATAAAAAACTCAAAGTGCCTATGCAAAGCTCGCACTCTGTCACTCAAACATATTCCAGCGTCTGCCTGCAAGatgaaaatctttgccagtgtgtgcgcgcgtttaggctacctgcccctccccaatccaaagcataggctactgtactgacgttaccatcgTGATTCAGAAGATGGGAAGAGAGATTTTTTTATTAGCTAGGGAGAGAGATTTTTTATTAGGTAGAGAAGAATGACataactttttcaatgctagttaaggatactagaTTATATAACTAGTTATCACGTTTCAAGTTAAATTTATTAACACCCTTGAGTCGACTGAAGCACcagtgcgtcaatctaagtaacataagaaaatccatcaaaatccgtcaatttaagctagaggtatattttttgttgttgcattggacgagtctcaatccaccgcaccCGCCAATGTTGCACTTCCGCACCTGCGGTGACaagtggcagagctagagcggtgtttgtcagaccatgagatatcggtcttctcacaaaaacgtctgtagagtccgaacggtttgacctacaaactattatgtttGGCCCCAGTTtggcctgccatccaggacgtcTATACCAGTCTGTGTCAGATGAAGGaccaaaattgtcaaagactccagccccagactgttctctctgctaccgcatggctaGCGGTACCAACACACCAAGTCTGGAacaaacaggaccctgaacagcttcaacccccaagGCATTAAACTTTTAAAGAACtgataaatagctaatcaaatggcttcccGGACTACCTGCATTTACACTAACTATTGCACTGATtttacatacacacgcacacacgctacAGTCTATTATCTATCATGTTTCCTAGTCCCTTCACCCCTACCttcactacagttcaaaagtgtggggtcacttagaaatgtgggcatacagaggtccattatcagcaaccatcactcctgtgttccattggcacgttgtgttagctaatccaagttgatcattttaaaaaggctaattgatcactagaaaacccttttggaattatgttagcacagctggaaactgttgttctgattaaataagcaataaaactggccttctttagactagttgggtacctggagcatcagcatttgtgggttcgattacaggctcaaaatggccagacaaaaagacctttcttctgaaagtcatcagtctattcctgttctgagaaatgaaggctattccatgcgagaaattgccaagaaactgaagatctcataccacactgtgtactactcccttcacaggacagcgcaaactggctctaaccagaatagaaagaggagtgggaggccccggtgcacaactgagcaagaggacaagtacattagagtgtctagtttgagaaacagacgcctcaaacgtcctcaactggcagcttcattaaatagtacccgcaaaacaccagtctcaacgtcaacagtgaagaggcgactccgggatgctggccttctaggcagagttgcaaagaaaaagccacatctcagactggccaataaaaataaaagattaagatgagcaaaagaacacacactggacagaggaactatgcctagaaggccagcatcccggagtcgcctcttcactgttgacgttgagactggtgttttgcgggtactatttaatgaagctgccagttgaggacttgtgaggcgtctgtttctcaaactagacactcttgcactgttctgtgaagggagtagtacacagcgttgctgataatgggcctctgtacgcctatgtagatattccataaaaaatctgccgtttccagctacaatagtcatttacaacattaacaatgtctacactctatttctgatcaatttgatgatattttttaaaatggacaaaaatttgcttttctttcaaaaacaaggacatttctaagtgatcccaaacttttgaacggtagtgtatatgtacagtacatagctacctcaattacctcgtactcctccacatcgactcggtactggtactccctgtatatagccatgttatttttattaatttgtattcgttattcactgtgtatttattccttgtgtcactatttatattttatatatcttatctttaactctgcattgttggaaatggacccataagtaagcatttcactaataGTCTACATCTGTTGCATATCAAGCACGtaacaaataagatttgatttgcaCTCTAACTTTGATTCAATACCATCTACTACTCACAATGTTGTTAGAATCCATACAGTTAGATACATTAACACAACTGACAGAAACATAATGATACTAGGATTCTCTTGATAGATAGATCAGTGGTGTGTTGGGAATGACTGACCTCTTGGTAGTACTGGAACGCCTGAGATTTGTCTCCCTCGCTGTCGTAGAGCTCTCCCAGTTTGGCCAACACCTGGGGGTCTGTGGGCGTCACAGTGATCAGTTGCATCAACCACTCTATGGCCTGGTGGGGATCCTCCAACATCTCAAAGCTGAGCTTCAGTCAAGGATCACACTTTCTAAGTTGTAGACAAGTGCTCCTATTAGAACATTGTTTTTAGGCAACGCTTAATGACCCAGTATTCTGTGAGGATACAGGTTGGCTAGCTGCCACATGACCTGGGCGCTGTTCCTCAGGATGGCGTGGAGCTTCAGGAAACAGTCCAGAGACTCCTCCAGACGCCCCAGACGCTTATAGGTAAGACCTAAGGAAAAAGGACATACTGTGAGAATAGAAAGACTACTGTACATGATTAATAACAGCATAGTAGACAGATCCCTGAGCTCCCAACAATGATCTTGCTGAATTAAGCTCTGACGGTTTAGTTTACCTAAGTTATATAGGGCCTCAGTGCAGGACGAGTCGTTCCGGAGAGCCTCCTTGTAGAACTCTGCAGCTTTCTCATAGTCCTTCTTCACAAACACTGTGTTGCCCTTGTTGATGAGCGCCGCTGGGTTGTAGCGGTCGGCTGTCATGGCCAGGTCGGCATAGCGGTCAGCCTGGTCGTAGTCTTTCTCCTGATGGGGTCACAGGTCATCGCACCAAGAGAGATACGCCATACAGTTCAAGGAAGTATGCTAATGTGATTGAACAAAGGAGGATCTCCCTAATATGACTATATAATATCATTAAATCAGAAAGAGAGTCTTACCAGgaagtagaggaaggagaggTTAGTGGCTGCAGCACTCTTCACTCTGCTGTCTTTCTTCTCAAACGTCTTCAGAGTCTCCACAGCCTGTTGGAGGAACCCCATCACTTAGCATCACTATAACATGACACGCTcaaatagtacacacacacacacacacacacacacacacacacacacacacacacacacacacacacacacacacacacgacaaggACATTACACATACAAACGAAAGAGCAGACCACATACCTCGAGCTTAAGAGCCATGCAGATGGAGAAAaggaaaacaaacaaaatggaggGAGTGAAGAGGAGAAAAGCTGTGGTGAAAGTAAACCGCTGAATGGAGAATCTGATACATATGCAGACAATATAGCAGAgatgtacacacatacatacataatggAGTGAAAAGGAAAAAATACATACTTTCCCTCATGTGGTACAGGTGAAGACTGTTTAGACTCAGTGACACACTCACACCAACCTGGTTGAAGTCCCTCTGTCTCaggtaggtgatggctttgttgaTTTCTAGGTCGTTGGCCAGTTCTACGTACTGGGAACTCTTCACCATGTCCACACACCTACAGAAACAACCACACAGTATTACCATTACTTGCCTGGGGGGACTCCAGCCCACATTTACCCTGTATCGCCCTCTGATGTTCAGGTTTGAAAAACACACCAGTCAAATCCTGCAGCGAACGTCGCCTCGATGGCTGGGGCGATGAGCTTGGCTGATGTCATGATGAATTTCTCAGCCAGGGCTTTACTGCAGTCAAGAGAACAGGTTCCAGCGGGCACAAACATGTCATACAGATGTGAAAACGCTGAACAGTGATGTTTTATATAATGTACGGATAAGACAGTTAccgttctctctccatctggtGAAGCTTGTCGTTCTTGATGGCTTCAATAACCAGGTTGGCATGGGTGTCATCCTGAAAACAAAACTAATGTGGATGACTTGTGAAGCATAACATGCAGTAAGTGCTACTACAATAAAGCCTAAAATGTTCCATGTTCTGAAGAGTGCACACTGGAGTGCTCTACTAAGGACTTCACTGTGCTGACTATGTTAAGTTTGAGAACAGAATAGAAGTGCTCACGTTGGGTGGGATGTACTTGTCCTCCTCGTCGATCCCCAGAGGAACACAGATGAGCTTCTGAAAGGCCTTCTTCATCCTCTCTCGGTCTCCGATGGCGTAGTAACACAGGATCAGGTTAAAGCCTGTCTTAATGTTGGGGCACTCGCTCATGATGTGTTCAAAGGAGGTGATGGCGTCAGAGTACTGGCCCATGCGGATGAAGACCACACCGATGTTCTGCATGATCTTGATCCTCATCTCCTTGTGGGAGTTGGAGATCTGGTCCAGGGCCATGCGGTACAACTTGATGGCCTTGGGGTAGTTTTTCTGCTTGAAGTGGATGTTGGCCATGTTCACTTTTAACCTTCCTGGAAAGAAAGTAAAACATTGTTTTACTGTCATTTCAGTGGCTAATCTAAAATATGACATCCTTCTCCCACCCACCTGCATTACTGAACATCTTGTTCTTTACGATGACCTGGTAAGTGTTCAGGGCCTCCGCGTACATGTCATTGTTGGCGTACTGAGTTGCCAAGTTAAACAAGACctggaaaataaaataaaaatataaactcaaatCACATCTGACCAACATTGACCTCAAAAGACAATGTCTGTCACAAGTAGATGAGGTCCAAGTGATGTGGACAGATTAGTATTTCTATTGACAGTTGTTATTGTTCTCACAGAGTATGTGAGGTCCAGGTTGATGTGGTCTGCATTGCCTGACTGCTCCCTCTGTCTCACCAGCGCTCTCTCCTTCCGCCCTGCCTCTTTGGCTCTATCAAGGGACTGTAATAACAATggtagaaaacacacacagtcagaggTAAAGCATCACACATCCCTAAGTGTGCGATGTCTGTAAGTTATTCAGTATAGATAAGAGGCAGGGGGAGACTGACCAACTGTAGGTCTCCATGGCCGTGTGCCAGGCAGCTCTCTTCTATCAGGTCGTTCACCTTCTTCTCCAGGATCTTCACCTTCTCATCCGGCCTGAAAACAACAAATCGTCCTAACCTTCATTATCCTACAGAATCATAGGAGAAAACCTGAGAATTGCATATTGAAATGAGGATaagcagcagagacagaaacaAACTCTTACGTATCTTCACTTTTGCCCTCCAATGGAGGAGCCGGTCCTTTGGACTGACCCAGTGGGTCAAATGTAGACCCTGGGAACATCAGAAACATTTTTTGTAACAACCTGCGCATGAGAAGTTCTGTACTTATTGTCTCATTTTAACAAGCagctttttttctggatcaaaaaaGGGGCTTAGGTTGTGGGCGTAGGAATGAGCACGAGCACAGCTGGCAGTCAGCGAGGCTACTTTTTAGAGGCCCTCATCTTGGCGCTGTAGAGACATTTTAGTATTTTCAAGCCAATTTCTTACGGTTCTACAAATTTCTCCATGGAGCTGAGGATTTTTTGGggagttttaaagctaatttcctgcgatTCTACATATTCTGCTATgcagctgagagaaaatgttgcagtttaaaAGCTAGTTTTCTGCAAATCTATGCAGGAAatctatgcattttgccatggataatgctgtgttcttttacttaaacataataacaaaattaatactgctaaattcattgtttttgtaattttttgtctagcttttattttggcgattgttagttctcaaagatgtcaaggcaaagggtggatactttgaagaatctcaaatataaaatagagagaatgccaagagtgcttgatgacaaagctgtcatcaaggcaaagcgtggctactttgaagaatctaaaatctaaaatctattttgatttgtttaacacttttttggttactacatgattccatatgtgttatttcacagttttgatatcttcactattattctacaatgtagataatagtaaaaataaataaaaacctttgaaagagtaggtgtgtccaaacttttgactggtactgtatatacagttgaagttaacataaactgagtttaaatgtatttagctaaggtgtatcacaattcctgatattttatcctagtaaaaagttaggatcaccacattattttaagaatgtgaaatatcagaataatagtagagagaatgataattttcagcttttacttctttcatcacattcccagtgggtcagaagtttacacacactcaattagtatttggtagcactgcctttatattgtttaacttcAGTCAAATGTGtagggtagtcttccacaagcttcccacaataagttgggtgaattttggtccattcctcctgacagagctggtgtaactgagtcaggtttgtaggcctccttgctcgcacacactttttcagttttgctataggattgaggtcagggctttgtgatggccactccaataccttgactttcttgtccttaagccacaactttgaaagtatgcttggggtcattgtccattgggAAGACCcaattgcaaccaagctttaacttcctgactgatgtcttgagatgttgcttcaatatatccacataatttcccttcctcatgatgccatctattttgggaagtgcaccagtccctcctgcagcaaagcacccccacaacatgatgctgcgacccccgtgcttcacggttgggatgaagttcttcggcttgcaagcatccccctttttcctccaaacataatgatggtcatggccaaacagttctatttttgtttcatcagattagaggacatttctccaaaaagtacgatctttgtccccatgtgcagttgcaaaccgtagtctggcttttttatggcggttttggagcagtggcttcctccttctTCCTGAGCTTCCTaaccttttaggttatgtcgatataggactcgttttactgtggaaatagatactttgtacccgtttcctccagcatcttcacaaggtcctttgctgctgttctgggattgatttgcacttttcgcaccaaagtacgttcatctctaggagacagaacgcgtctccttcctgagcggtctgacggctgcgtggtcccatggtgtttaaacttgtgtactattgtttgtacagatgaacatggtaccttcaggcatttggaaaatgctcctagggatgaaccagacttgtggaggtctacaatatttttttctgaggtcttggctgatttcttttgattttcccatgatgtcaagcaaagaggcactgagtaggccttgaaatacattcacaggtacacctccaactgactcaaattatgtcaattagcctatcagaagcttctaaagccatgacatcattttctggaattttccaagctgtttagaggcacagtcaacttaagtgtatgtaaacctctgacccactggaattgtgatacagtgaattataagtgaaataatctgtctgtaaacaattgttggaaaaattacttgtgtcatgcacaaagtagatgtcctaaccgacttgccaaaactatagtttgttaacaagaaattgttGGCAACCAAGATAACGGGTCACGGGTAAACTATGCAAAGAGTTGACAACAGCTCCAGCCACATTGGCGTTTACATTTATTGTCAGAGAATATACAGTGTAGAATGGGATTTATGCAACATTGGAATATCATCTGgccatttacaacaacaaaatagTTTGGGagtgaaacattcagtgaaacaTTCAGGTTGCTCATGCTCCTTTTCAGAGTGCCACATACATAGTGCCTTATGGGCTGTATCATATTGGCTCTCTCTCGGCTGATATGAACAGGATTTAAAAACATTTACAATGTTTGGATTTAGGAGACCTGAAAAAAATGCTTAGGCAGCTCGCCCAACGATTAcaattagaggttgaccgattatgatttttcaacgccgataccgataccgattattggaggaccaaaaaaggccgataccgattaatcggccgatttttaaaaatgtatttgtaataatgacaattacaacaatactgaataaacacttattttaacttaatataatacataaataaaatcaatttagcctcaaataatgaaacatgttcaatttggtttaaataatgcaaaaacaaagtgttggagaagaaaataaaagtgcaatatgtgccatgtaagaaagctaatgtttaagttccttgctcagaacatgagaacatataaaagctggtggttccttttaacacgagtcttcaatattcccaggtaagaagttttaggttgtagttattataggaattataggactatttctctatatacgatttgtatttcatatacctttgactattggatgttcttataggcactttagtattgccagtgtaacagtatagcttccatccctctcctcgccactacctgggctcgaaccaggaacacatcgacaacagccaccctcgaagcagcgttacccatgcagagcaaggggacaACTActcccaagtctcagagcgagtgacgtttgaaacgctattagcgcacaccccgctaactagctagccatttcacatcggttacaccagcctaatctcgggagttgttaggcttgaattcataaacagcagagctgctggcaaaacgcacgaaagtgctgtttgaatgaatgcttacgagcctgctggtgcccaccatcgctcagtcagactactctatcaaatcatagacttaattataacataataacacacacagaaatacgagccttaggtcattaatatggtcgaatccggaaactatcatctcgaaaacaaaacatttattatttcagtgaaatacagaaccgttccgtattttatctaacgggtggcatccatcagtctaaatattcctgttacattgcacaaccttcaatgttatgtcataattacataaaattctggcaaattagttcgcaatgagccaggcggcccaaactgttgcatataccctgactctgcgtgcaatgaacgcaagagaagtgacacaatttcacctggttaatattgcctgctaacctggatttctttaagctaaatatgcaggtttaaaaatatatacttctgtgtattgattttaagaaaggcattgatgtttatggttcggtacacgttggagcaacgacagtcctttttcgcaaatgcgcactgcatcgattatatgcaacgcaggacacgctagataaactagtaatatcatcaaccatgtgtagttataactagtgattatgattgattgattgttttttataagataagtttaatgc
This genomic window contains:
- the ift88 gene encoding intraflagellar transport protein 88 homolog isoform X10; this translates as MEHVHLAAEEDDLYSGYNDYNPTFDSEELDNDAGFQQAVRTSHGRRPPMTAKFPGTAIGGRALGTSFGVESSFGSESRLLKSRMPMASSMGRPMTGAVQDGAARPMTAVRAAGYSSAMTRGSTFDPLGQSKGPAPPLEGKSEDTPDEKVKILEKKVNDLIEESCLAHGHGDLQLSLDRAKEAGRKERALVRQREQSGNADHINLDLTYSVLFNLATQYANNDMYAEALNTYQVIVKNKMFSNAGRLKVNMANIHFKQKNYPKAIKLYRMALDQISNSHKEMRIKIMQNIGVVFIRMGQYSDAITSFEHIMSECPNIKTGFNLILCYYAIGDRERMKKAFQKLICVPLGIDEEDKYIPPNDDTHANLVIEAIKNDKLHQMERERKALAEKFIMTSAKLIAPAIEATFAAGFDWCVDMVKSSQYVELANDLEINKAITYLRQRDFNQVGAVETLKTFEKKDSRVKSAAATNLSFLYFLEKDYDQADRYADLAMTADRYNPAALINKGNTVFVKKDYEKAAEFYKEALRNDSSCTEALYNLGLTYKRLGRLEESLDCFLKLHAILRNSAQVMWQLANLFEMLEDPHQAIEWLMQLITVTPTDPQVLAKLGELYDSEGDKSQAFQYYQESFRYFPSNIDVIEWLGAYYIDTQFCEKAIQYFERATLIQPTQVKWQLMVASCYRRSGNYQKALETYKDIHRKFPENVECLRFLVRLCTDMGMKEVQDYATKLKKVEKMKEIREQRVKSAREGSTRGTRREGSASSDSGHSSHGTSAKGERLSAKMRALPGSNEPYEASSQRDIDASYVDPLGAPMERPKTAAKKRNEDDDFADEELGDDLLPE
- the ift88 gene encoding intraflagellar transport protein 88 homolog isoform X11, translated to MEHVHLAAEEDDLYSGYNDYNPTFDSEELDNDAGFQQAVRTSHGRRPPMTAKFPGTAIGGRALGTSFGVESSFGSESRLLKSRMPMASSMGRPMTGAVQDGAARPMTAVRAAGYSSAMTRGSTFDPLGQSKGPAPPLEGKSEDTPDEKVKILEKKVNDLIEESCLAHGHGDLQLSLDRAKEAGRKERALVRQREQSGNADHINLDLTYSVLFNLATQYANNDMYAEALNTYQVIVKNKMFSNAGRLKVNMANIHFKQKNYPKAIKLYRMALDQISNSHKEMRIKIMQNIGVVFIRMGQYSDAITSFEHIMSECPNIKTGFNLILCYYAIGDRERMKKAFQKLICVPLGIDEEDKYIPPNDDTHANLVIEAIKNDKLHQMERERKALAEKFIMTSAKLIAPAIEATFAAGFDWCVDMVKSSQYVELANDLEINKAITYLRQRDFNQAVETLKTFEKKDSRVKSAAATNLSFLYFLEKDYDQADRYADLAMTADRYNPAALINKGNTVFVKKDYEKAAEFYKEALRNDSSCTEALYNLGLTYKRLGRLEESLDCFLKLHAILRNSAQVMWQLANLFEMLEDPHQAIEWLMQLITVTPTDPQVLAKLGELYDSEGDKSQAFQYYQESFRYFPSNIDVIEWLGAYYIDTQFCEKAIQYFERATLIQPTQVKWQLMVASCYRRSGNYQKALETYKDIHRKFPENVECLRFLVRLCTDMGMKEVQDYATKLKKVEKMKEIREQRVKSAREGSTRGTRREGSASSDSGHSSHGTSAKGERLSAKMRALPGSNEPYEASSQRDIDASYVDPLGAPMERPKTAAKKRNEDDDFADEELGDDLLPE
- the ift88 gene encoding intraflagellar transport protein 88 homolog isoform X9 gives rise to the protein MEHVHLAAEEDDLYSGYNDYNPTFDSEELDNDAGFQQAVRTSHGRRPPMTAKFPGTAIGGRALGTSFGVESSFGSESRLLKSRMPMASSMGRPMTGAVQDGAARPMTAVRAAGYSSAMTRGSTFDPLGQSKGPAPPLEGKSEDTPDEKVKILEKKVNDLIEESCLAHGHGDLQLSLDRAKEAGRKERALVRQREQSGNADHINLDLTYSVLFNLATQYANNDMYAEALNTYQVIVKNKMFSNAGRLKVNMANIHFKQKNYPKAIKLYRMALDQISNSHKEMRIKIMQNIGVVFIRMGQYSDAITSFEHIMSECPNIKTGFNLILCYYAIGDRERMKKAFQKLICVPLGIDEEDKYIPPNDDTHANLVIEAIKNDKLHQMERERKALAEKFIMTSAKLIAPAIEATFAAGFDWCVDMVKSSQYVELANDLEINKAITYLRQRDFNQVGAVETLKTFEKKDSRVKSAAATNLSFLYFLEKDYDQADRYADLAMTADRYNPAALINKGNTVFVKKDYEKAAEFYKEALRNDSSCTEALYNLGLTYKRLGRLEESLDCFLKLHAILRNSAQVMWQLANLFEMLEDPHQAIEWLMQLITVTPTDPQVLAKLGELYDSEGDKSQAFQYYQESFRYFPSNIDVIEWLGAYYIDTQFCEKAIQYFERATLIQPTQVKWQLMVASCYRRSGNYQKALETYKDIHRKFPENVECLRFLVRLCTDMGMKEVQDYATKLKKVEKMKEIREQRVKSAREGSTRGTRREGSASSEVDIKADSGHSSHGTSAKGERLSAKMRALPGSNEPYEASSQRDIDASYVDPLGAPMERPKTAAKKRNEDDDFADEELGDDLLPE
- the ift88 gene encoding intraflagellar transport protein 88 homolog isoform X3, yielding MEHVHLAAEEDDLYSGYNDYNPTFDSEELDNDAGFQQAVRTSHGRRPPMTAKFPGTAIGGRALGTSFGSRMPMASSMGRPMTGAVQDGAARPMTAVRAAGYSSAMTRGSTFDPLGQSKGPAPPLEGKSEDTPDEKVKILEKKVNDLIEESCLAHGHGDLQLSLDRAKEAGRKERALVRQREQSGNADHINLDLTYSVLFNLATQYANNDMYAEALNTYQVIVKNKMFSNAGRLKVNMANIHFKQKNYPKAIKLYRMALDQISNSHKEMRIKIMQNIGVVFIRMGQYSDAITSFEHIMSECPNIKTGFNLILCYYAIGDRERMKKAFQKLICVPLGIDEEDKYIPPNDDTHANLVIEAIKNDKLHQMERERKALAEKFIMTSAKLIAPAIEATFAAGFDWCVDMVKSSQYVELANDLEINKAITYLRQRDFNQVGAVETLKTFEKKDSRVKSAAATNLSFLYFLEKDYDQADRYADLAMTADRYNPAALINKGNTVFVKKDYEKAAEFYKEALRNDSSCTEALYNLGLTYKRLGRLEESLDCFLKLHAILRNSAQVMWQLANLFEMLEDPHQAIEWLMQLITVTPTDPQVLAKLGELYDSEGDKSQAFQYYQESFRYFPSNIDVIEWLGAYYIDTQFCEKAIQYFERATLIQPTQVKWQLMVASCYRRSGNYQKALETYKDIHRKFPENVECLRFLVRLCTDMGMKEVQDYATKLKKVEKMKEIREQRVKSAREGSTRGTRREGSASSVGTPDSVRHLPKKDSEVDIKAVSHPEPKHSPLLDQGRDSGHSSHGTSAKGERLSAKMRALPGSNEPYEASSQRDIDASYVDPLGAPMERPKTAAKKRNEDDDFADEELGDDLLPE
- the ift88 gene encoding intraflagellar transport protein 88 homolog isoform X7; the encoded protein is MEHVHLAAEEDDLYSGYNDYNPTFDSEELDNDAGFQQAVRTSHGRRPPMTAKFPGTAIGGRALGTSFGVESSFGSESRLLKSRMPMASSMGRPMTGAVQDGAARPMTAVRAAGYSSAMTRGSTFDPLGQSKGPAPPLEGKSEDTPDEKVKILEKKVNDLIEESCLAHGHGDLQLSLDRAKEAGRKERALVRQREQSGNADHINLDLTYSVLFNLATQYANNDMYAEALNTYQVIVKNKMFSNAGRLKVNMANIHFKQKNYPKAIKLYRMALDQISNSHKEMRIKIMQNIGVVFIRMGQYSDAITSFEHIMSECPNIKTGFNLILCYYAIGDRERMKKAFQKLICVPLGIDEEDKYIPPNDDTHANLVIEAIKNDKLHQMERERKALAEKFIMTSAKLIAPAIEATFAAGFDWCVDMVKSSQYVELANDLEINKAITYLRQRDFNQVGAVETLKTFEKKDSRVKSAAATNLSFLYFLEKDYDQADRYADLAMTADRYNPAALINKGNTVFVKKDYEKAAEFYKEALRNDSSCTEALYNLGLTYKRLGRLEESLDCFLKLHAILRNSAQVMWQLANLFEMLEDPHQAIEWLMQLITVTPTDPQVLAKLGELYDSEGDKSQAFQYYQESFRYFPSNIDVIEWLGAYYIDTQFCEKAIQYFERATLIQPTQVKWQLMVASCYRRSGNYQKALETYKDIHRKFPENVECLRFLVRLCTDMGMKEVQDYATKLKKVEKMKEIREQRVKSAREGSTRGTRREGSASSVSHPEPKHSPLLDQGRDSGHSSHGTSAKGERLSAKMRALPGSNEPYEASSQRDIDASYVDPLGAPMERPKTAAKKRNEDDDFADEELGDDLLPE
- the ift88 gene encoding intraflagellar transport protein 88 homolog isoform X8, whose translation is MEHVHLAAEEDDLYSGYNDYNPTFDSEELDNDAGFQQAVRTSHGRRPPMTAKFPGTAIGGRALGTSFGSRMPMASSMGRPMTGAVQDGAARPMTAVRAAGYSSAMTRGSTFDPLGQSKGPAPPLEGKSEDTPDEKVKILEKKVNDLIEESCLAHGHGDLQLSLDRAKEAGRKERALVRQREQSGNADHINLDLTYSVLFNLATQYANNDMYAEALNTYQVIVKNKMFSNAGRLKVNMANIHFKQKNYPKAIKLYRMALDQISNSHKEMRIKIMQNIGVVFIRMGQYSDAITSFEHIMSECPNIKTGFNLILCYYAIGDRERMKKAFQKLICVPLGIDEEDKYIPPNDDTHANLVIEAIKNDKLHQMERERKALAEKFIMTSAKLIAPAIEATFAAGFDWCVDMVKSSQYVELANDLEINKAITYLRQRDFNQAVETLKTFEKKDSRVKSAAATNLSFLYFLEKDYDQADRYADLAMTADRYNPAALINKGNTVFVKKDYEKAAEFYKEALRNDSSCTEALYNLGLTYKRLGRLEESLDCFLKLHAILRNSAQVMWQLANLFEMLEDPHQAIEWLMQLITVTPTDPQVLAKLGELYDSEGDKSQAFQYYQESFRYFPSNIDVIEWLGAYYIDTQFCEKAIQYFERATLIQPTQVKWQLMVASCYRRSGNYQKALETYKDIHRKFPENVECLRFLVRLCTDMGMKEVQDYATKLKKVEKMKEIREQRVKSAREGSTRGTRREGSASSEVDIKAVSHPEPKHSPLLDQGRDSGHSSHGTSAKGERLSAKMRALPGSNEPYEASSQRDIDASYVDPLGAPMERPKTAAKKRNEDDDFADEELGDDLLPE